TATGCAACCAAGTAAGGCAAAATTAATGCGTTCAAGATTTATCGGTGGAATTCTTTTAATCGTTGGTACTTCAATCGGCGGGGGATGCTTGCCCTGCCTGTTGCCAATGCAGCTACTGGGTTTTGGCAATCTTCAATTGTTTTATTTCTATGCTGGGTATTCATGACTTTAGGGGCATTTTTTATTCTTGAAGCAAATCTTTATTTACCTAGAGGCAAGCATATGGTTTCTATGGCTCAAGCTACTTTAGGTAATTATGGTTTGCTTGCTGCCTGGGTAAGCTATCTTTTTTTGCTTTATACCCTCCTGTCTGCCTATATTTCTGGCGGAGCAGATGTCTTAAATAGCCTTCTTTTTAAAATGGGCTTGCATTTGACTGATTGGCAGGCAAGTTTAGTCTTTACGCTTATTTTTGGTATGGTTGTGTATGGCGGGATTCGGTATGTCGATTATGTCAATCGAGGACTGATGTTTGGGAAATTAGCGGTTTATTTTTTGTTAGTAGTCCTTATCGCTCCGCATATAGAAATGCAACATTTGCATCATGGCGATATGCGATATATTGGCAGCGCGATTATGATTTTAATTACCTCTTTTGGATTTGCCATCATTGTACCCAATCTAAGAGACTATTTTGATGATGATGTGAAAAAGCTGAAAAAAGTTATTTTTATTGGCTCGTTAATTCCTTTATTCTGTTATTTAGCTTGGGATGCTGTGATTATGGGTGCCCTTCCTTCTGAAGGAAGTCAAAACCTTGAGAGCCTCATGCATAATCCGCACACCACCAGCGCGTTGGCAAGCATGCTCTCCAATAAAGTACAAAATACAACAATTAGTGCTCTATTTAATTTCTTCACGTCCATTTGTATGCTCACTGCATTCCTGGGTGTTTCATTATGCTTATACAGTTTTCTTGCTGATGGATTAAAACTACGCGAGCGAGGAGGCCATGGTCTTGGGTTGTTTTTACTTACTTTTGCCCCCCCTCTACTTATCGTCGTTTATTATCCAGGTGCATACATCCATGCTTTAGGCTACGCAGGTATCTTTTGTATCATTCTGCTACTACTTTTACCTGCGCTAATGTGTTATTTTGGCAGAAGAAAACATCACTCTGTTTTTATAGTTCCCGGCGGCAAATGGACTCAAGTCGCTGTCATTGCTGTTTCGGTCGGACTATTAATACATGAATTTTGGAATTTGATGTAGGTACCCTTAAGGAAGCGCCCTCATCCGCCCTGACGGGCACCTTCTCCCTAGGAGGGAGAAGGTATATTTTCTTAACTCAGGAGAGAATCCCCTCTCCCACTTGTGGGAAAGGGGTTAGGGTTGAGGGGAAATTTCGTACATCAACTCTAAATGTCAAAGGCCATGATACGATTGACTTAAAATGAATAACAAAGTATCATATTGAATTATTTTTACACTATTTTGGATTATATCTTATGATCAATTCAAAACTAATAGGTGGGATATTACTGATAGTAGGAACTTCAATAGGTGGAGGAATGCTTGCCTTGCCTGTCTCTACAGCGGAAGTAGGCTTTAGCAATTCAATTTTCTTCCTATTTTTTTGCTGGCTGATCATGACTGCAGGAGCATTATTAATGCTAGAGGTCAATTTACGTCTCCCAGCAGGCAGTAATATGATTTCGATGGCAAAATCCACGTTAGGTTTACCAGGACAAATTATTGCTTGGATCACTTATTTGTTTTTACTATACACCCTCCTCTCAGCTTATATTTCAGGGGGTAGCGACGTATTCAATAGCTTATTGCATAAAATGAATATTGATTTACCCAACAGTATCACTGCAATCTTGTTTACCCTTTTATTCAGCTTGATTGTGTATAAAGGAATACGCTCTGTAGATTATGTTAATCGTGGTTTAATGTTTGGGAAATTAGGGATTTACATTTTATTAGTCGCAATTATTAGCCCCCATGCATCAACACTGGGTTTAACTGATGGTTCTGCACGCGCTTTTACAGGCACTTTAATGATTTTAATCACTTCATTCGGTTATGCATCAATAATACCCAGCTTACGAGACTATTTTGGCGATGATATAAGAAACCTGAGACGAGTTATTTTATTAGGTTCGCTTATCCCTCTTGCTTGCTACATTGTATGGGATGCGGTAATTATGGGTGTTGTCTCTCGTGAAGGAGAAAATGGACTGCTTGCACTCATGAATTCAGACCATGCTACCAGTGGATTAACCGAGGCGTTAAGCCAAGCCGTTCAAAATCAATGGATTAGCGGATTCTTTGGCTTTTTCACTTCCATATGTATGCTCACTGCTTTTTTAGGGGTTTCATTAGGATTATTTGATTTTCTGGCAGATGGATTAAAACTGCAGAAATCGGGTAATCAAGGAAAATATATTTTAGTCTTGACTTTTCTTCCTCCGCTAGCCGTAGTTTTACTCAATCCGGGGATTTATCTGCATGCATTAAGCTATGCCGGCATATGTTGTGTTATTTTATTGTTATTATTGCCTGCGATCATGGCTTGGCGAGGGCGCCGCACCTTAGTCACAACTGAAAGTCACTTGGTTCCTGGAGGTAATTCCAGTCTCGCATTAATTGGTTGTATTGCTACTGGTTTACTCATCATCGCGATCATGTATTAAGCCAATAAAAATCGTGATGCCTGGATACTGCAGCACTGCCATTAAGATATCCCTTTGAGCCGCAGAAGGTGTTAATTGCGGCTCATATACCCTCCCTATCCTATCTTCTTTTCTCTTGAGTGGAATAAGTATTTTTTCAAGTTATCTCATACGGGCTATAATTTAAATGAACAACTTGTTCAATATGCATACAAGGAGGTTATTATGTTATATTGGGCCCTCATATTTTTTATCATTGCAATCATTGCTGCAGCATTTGGATTTGGTGGAATTGCAGTTGCAGCTGCAGGAATTGCAAAAATTTTATTCTTCTTATTTCTTGTTATCTTTGTCGTATTTCTTGTAATGGGGCTACTTGCTCGACGCCCGCCACCCCCATTATAAAATAAGACAACAAACAAGTAATGAGATTTACTATCATCCCGATTGCAACGAGGGAGCTTCCCTCGTTCATCACGACCCCATTGGATTATCTATTCAGTGGACCTACTTGTATCGATATGGATTTGAGCACCAAATGCGCGAACATGCTGTTGATGAAACGTGGCATTCATCAGTATGTGAGGCTTCCTGAGCGTCCTCTTCGCACAAGAGATGCCAAATACTTGTTCGGTACATGGAACGTAAACAGGTACCCAAAGATACCTCGGAATGTCAAAGAGTTTTATTTCATTGCTTCCAAATTAATCAAATAATTTAATTTGCATTGCTTGAGAGGAACTTTGCCAAGCTCTTTTCATGATTTCTGTATTAAAAGAAATTCCAAAATCACCATTTCGATTCAGGGCAATGACTCCCATTTCGCCATTTAACAGCTTATTGCGTTCATGAATCACATGATCGCACGCCTCTTGTAAAGGCATATCAAATTCCATCATCATAGAAATCGTATGAGCAACCACGCCCCGAATTAAATATTCACCTTCCCCTGTTCCAGATACCGCGCAGGTTGCATTATTGGCATAACATCCAGCGCCAATCACGCAACTGTCACCAATTCTCCCTGGAAGGCAATTGCTGATTCCACCTGTTGAAGTTGCTGCTGCAAGATTTCCTTGTACATCTAAAGCCACAGCACCCACGGTTCCTTTCATTTTCTTGTTCTGAATTTCTTCCATGGTTTCTATTTTATTGAGATTTTGATACGCCTCATACTGATTTGGGGTTATAAAATAAGACTCTTCTTCAAGTTCCAGACCATATTTTTTTGCTATTTCCAAAGCGCCATATCCTGAAAGAAAGACATGTCTTGTTTTCTCCATCACCAACCTTGCCAAACGAATTGGATTTTTTACGGTGCGAACCATAGACACAGCCCCGGCTTGTAAATCCTTACCACTCATAATCGAAGCATCCATTTCCACTTCACCCCGAGAATTTAATGCGGAACCTTTTCCTGCATTAAATAGTGGATTATCCTCCAGGATTCGAACTGCCTCTTGCACTGCATCTAAAGCGGAGCCACCTTTATCGAGTACTAAATAACCCATTTCGACCGCTTTAGCCAAACCCTGTTTAAATTCCTTTTGATGTTCTTGTAAAAAGGAATAGTTTTCACTAGCACCACCGTGTACTGCGATTGCAATTTTTTTCATCACGTTATTCCATCATTTAGATTGTTTATTGATAGGGATTGCAGGGTTCGCTAGAGTTCTATCCGCAATTGAAAATTGACAGCCTTTTACCAAAAGGTGAACAATTAAATTTTCAACGAATACGGGCTCCCCCTCTTCAACATCAGTGATATTCGTTTGATCAATATTCCTGCCGTCAATAATAACTACCATACCTGATCCATAACACTCGGCCTCAGATCCATTGCGAATGACAAGAGCAGTATCCTCGCCTAAACCAATACCCAATTGTTCTGGGTTCATAATAATTGCGTGTGCAAGACGACTAAATCGTCCTCTTTTGATGAAATGAGTATCAATAATACAAGACAGTAAAATTCCTAATCCGGAGGAAGTTAACAAGTTTCGATACCTTAAAGCTTCGGATAAACCGCCGCCAGTAATCATCACTGTAC
This sequence is a window from Legionella cherrii. Protein-coding genes within it:
- a CDS encoding isoaspartyl peptidase/L-asparaginase family protein — its product is MKKIAIAVHGGASENYSFLQEHQKEFKQGLAKAVEMGYLVLDKGGSALDAVQEAVRILEDNPLFNAGKGSALNSRGEVEMDASIMSGKDLQAGAVSMVRTVKNPIRLARLVMEKTRHVFLSGYGALEIAKKYGLELEEESYFITPNQYEAYQNLNKIETMEEIQNKKMKGTVGAVALDVQGNLAAATSTGGISNCLPGRIGDSCVIGAGCYANNATCAVSGTGEGEYLIRGVVAHTISMMMEFDMPLQEACDHVIHERNKLLNGEMGVIALNRNGDFGISFNTEIMKRAWQSSSQAMQIKLFD
- a CDS encoding amino acid permease, coding for MINSKLIGGILLIVGTSIGGGMLALPVSTAEVGFSNSIFFLFFCWLIMTAGALLMLEVNLRLPAGSNMISMAKSTLGLPGQIIAWITYLFLLYTLLSAYISGGSDVFNSLLHKMNIDLPNSITAILFTLLFSLIVYKGIRSVDYVNRGLMFGKLGIYILLVAIISPHASTLGLTDGSARAFTGTLMILITSFGYASIIPSLRDYFGDDIRNLRRVILLGSLIPLACYIVWDAVIMGVVSREGENGLLALMNSDHATSGLTEALSQAVQNQWISGFFGFFTSICMLTAFLGVSLGLFDFLADGLKLQKSGNQGKYILVLTFLPPLAVVLLNPGIYLHALSYAGICCVILLLLLPAIMAWRGRRTLVTTESHLVPGGNSSLALIGCIATGLLIIAIMY
- a CDS encoding DUF1328 family protein, with the protein product MLYWALIFFIIAIIAAAFGFGGIAVAAAGIAKILFFLFLVIFVVFLVMGLLARRPPPPL